A part of Aegilops tauschii subsp. strangulata cultivar AL8/78 chromosome 2, Aet v6.0, whole genome shotgun sequence genomic DNA contains:
- the LOC109770714 gene encoding uncharacterized protein, whose translation MDGHNVSQLCEMLDSIWTELPGQEVVYQWVEWIRNSSLPHLWLDGKIMLGQDTPTPKVDMRAISRRVSLESVIPSMLSYCSKKHYQAFLEDLHMCMICLNQSIGSNFIKLPCQHLFCVKCMETLCRMHVKEGSVFQLVCPDTKCNASIPQHVLKRLLCEEEFERWDRLALEKALDSMADVVFCPKCVIGCMEDEDNTAQCPKCSFIFCSFCKELWHPGKECLTPEQKIQHRKASGRMSEREMAQELLNIKELYKDVRLCPHCRMAISKTAGCNKMTCVSCGKYFCFRCGKPVNGYDHFKDCKLFEARDIAEWEREMDQIQIGNQIRAQQKPLGGILRCPKCGERNFKDDEKYLFCWACRASYCQLCKRVVDNKRMKSEHWGSIECLGLDKF comes from the exons ATGGATGGGCATAATGTTTCTCAACTCTGTGAGATGCTTGATTCCATCTGGACAGAGCTGCCGGGGCAGGAAGTGGTATATCAGTGGGTTGAGTGGATACGCAATTCTTCGTTGCCACATCTCTGGCTTGATGGCAAAATAATGTTAGGCCAAGACACCCCAACACCCAAAGTAGATATGCGTGCAATCTCAAGAAGGGTCTCATTGGAGTCTGTGATCCCTTCAATGCTCAGCTACTGTAGTAAGAAGCATTACCAAGCTTTTCTTGAGGATCTCCATATGTGCATGATCTGCCTCAACCAGAGCATAG GTTCGAACTTCATCAAGCTTCCATGCCAGCACTTGTTTTGTGTGAAGTGCATGGAGACATTGTGCAGAATGCATGTGAAGGAAGGGAGTgtgttccagttggtatgccctGACACCAAGTGCAATGCTTCCATTCCACAACATGTCTTAAAGCGGCTTCTTTGCGAAGAAGAATTTGAACGCTGGGATAGGCTTGCTCTTGAGAAAGCTTTGGACTCGATGGCAGATGTAGTTTTCTGCCCAAAGTGCGTAATTGGTTGCATGGAAGACGAGGATAACACTGCGCAGTGTCCGAAGTGTTCCTTCATCTTCTGCTCGTTTTGTAAGGAGCTCTGGCATCCAGGGAAGGAGTGCCTAACTCCAGAGCAAAAGATCCAGCACCGGAAG GCATCGGGTAGGATGAGTGAGAGGGAGATGGCGCAGGAACTGCTGAACATTAAAGAACTATATAAAGATGTTCGGTTATGTCCCCATTGTCGGATGGCCATCAGCAAAACTGCAGGCTGCAACAAAATGACGTGCGTCAGCTGTGGGAAATACTTTTGCTTCCGATGTGGCAAGCCAGTCAATGGCTACGATCATTTCAA GGATTGCAAGCTCTTTGAGGCTAGGGATATTGCAGAATGGGAGAGAGAAATGGACCAAATACAAATAGGAAACCAGATacgagcccagcagaagccattAGGTGGCATCTTAAGATGCCCAAAATGCGGTGAGAGAAATTTCAAG GATGACGAGAAATATCTATTTTGTTGGGCGTGCCGAGCCAGCTATTGTCAACTCTGCAAACGGGTGGTCGATAATAAGAGGATGAAGAGCGAGCATTGGGGATCAATTGAGTGTCTGGGGCTTGATAAATTCTAG